Part of the Mya arenaria isolate MELC-2E11 chromosome 8, ASM2691426v1 genome, GTTAAGCACTGCGCTTGAAAATCTTTAaggtacacatataacacatcactATAAAGTCTAAATAGCATAATACtacggtacacatataacacatcactATGAAGTCTAAATGACCAATTACtacggtacacatataacatatcACTATGTAGTCTAAATGGCCAATTACtacggtacacatataacacatcactATGTAGACTAAATGACCAATTACtacggtacacatataacatatcACTATGTAGTCTAAATGGCCAATTACtacggtacacatataacattTCACTATGTAGTCTAAATGACCAATTACtacggtacacatataacacatcactATGAAGACTAAATGACCAATTACtacggtacacatataacacatcactATGTAGTCTAAATGACCAATTACTACgtacacatataacatatcACTATGAAGTCTAAATGACCAATTACTACgtacacatataacatatcACTATGTAGTCTAAATGACCAATAACtacggtacacatataacagaTCACTATGAAGTCTAAATGACCAATTACtacggtacacatataacatatcACTATGTAGTCTAAATGGCCAATTACtacggtacacatataacattTCACTATGTAGTCTAAATGACCAATTACtacggtacacatataacacatcactATGAAGACTAAATGACCAATTACtacggtacacatataacacatcactATGTAGTCTAAATGCCAATTACTGcggtacacatataacacacCACTCTGAAGTCTAAATGGCCAATTACtacggtacacatataacacatcaaTATGTAGTCTAAATAGCATAATACtacggtacacatataacacatcactATGTAGTCTAAATGGCCATTTACtacggtacacatataacacatcactATGTAGTCTAAATGGCCAATTACtacggtacacatataacacCTCGCTATGAAGTCTAAATGGTCAATTACtacggtacacatataacacatcactATGAAGTCTAAATGGCCAATTACTTcggtacacatataacacatcacCATGAAGTCTAAATGGCCAACTACtacggtacacatataacatatcACTTTGTAGTCTAAATGGCCAATTACTTcggtacacatataacacatcactATGAAGTCTAAATGGCCAATTACTGcggtacacatataacacatcactTTGTAGTCTAAATGGTCAATTACTGctgtacacatataacacacCACTATGTAGTCTAAATGGCCAACTACTGCGGtaaacatataacacatcactTTGTAGTCTAAATGGTCAATTAAtacggtacacatataacacatcactATGAAGTCTAAATTGTCAATTACtacggtacacatataacacatcactATGAAGTCTAAATGGCCAACTACCGcggtacacatataacacatcactATGTAGTCTAAATGGTCAATTACtacggtacacatataacacatcactATGAAGTCTAAATTGCCAACTACCGCGGTACACATACAACACATCACTATGAAGTCTAAATGGCCAATTACtacggtacacatataacacatcactATGAAGTCTAAATGGCCAATTACtacggtacacatataacacatcactATGAAGTCTAAATGGCCAATTACTACGGTACACATATAGCACATCACTATGTTGTCTAAATGGCCAATTACTACGGTACACATATTACACATCACTATGAAGTCTTAATTGCCAATTACTACGGTATACATATATCTCATCACTATGTAGTCTAAATAGCATAATACtacggtacacatataacacatctCTATGAAGTCTAAATGACTAATTACTGCGGTACACATACAACACATCACTTTTTAGTCTAAATAGCCAATTACTGCGGTACGTATATAACACATCACTATTAGTCTATATGGCCAATTACtacggtacacatataacacatcactATGTAGTCTAAAGGGCCAATTACtacggtacacatataacatatcACTATTAAGTCTAAATAGCCAACTACCGcggtacacatataacacatcactATGAAGTCTAAATGGCTAATTACTGCGGTACACATAGAACACATCACTTTGTAGTCTAAATGGCCAATTACTGcggtacacatataacacatcactTTGTTGTCTAATGGCCAATTACtacggtacacatataacacatcactATGTAGTCTAAATGCCAATTACTACGGTACACATATAGCACATCACTATGAAGTCTAAATGACCAATTACtacggtacacatataacacatcactATAAAGTCTAAATGGCCAATTACTACGGTACATATAAACACATCACTTTGTAGTCTAATGGCCAATACTACGGTACACATATTACACATCACTATGAAGTCTAAATGGCCAATTACTACGGTACACATATAGCACATCACTATGAAGTCTAAATGACCAATTACTACGGTACACATATAGCACATCACTATGAAGTCTAAATGGCCAATTACTACGGtaaacatataacacatcactATATAGTCTAAATGGCCAATTACtacggtacacatataacacatcactATGTAGTCTAAATTGCCAATTACtacggtacacatataacacatcactATGTAGTCTAAATGGCCAATTACTAcggtaaattattaaaataattataattataatgtaaaattatttcgcCCTTTTAAGATTTCCATCAAAGgtctttttctttgttttatacaatGGCATTGTGCTTTGACAAATGGCATATTAGATTAAGCTGCAGATTTACTATGGTAAGAATGCTTTCGACATTTTTTATTATCGCGATATGTGTggattgtgtttgttttcttgacaCGTTGTTCTTCACTCGTTTGATATTTGAATGAACATGATCCTTGCGATTGTAAACATGATATTGATTGAATTCAAGGCTTCTGTGCCAACGACATCGACACTGATGTAAAGAATTTAAACCCACATGTCATACAGTATAACATTcctacaaacataattttaaacagttcaTTTTTTCGGATTTGTTTTTGGTAAGTTTGTTGTAAATCTTCGGCGTTTACAGATCGCTACTCTCTATATAGAGACCTAAGTATTCAGACATGATAGAAATGTGGATATGCGATACTTGTAGTTTTATATCCGTCTTTTCTGGAGTTCTGATGAGTGTTGTTATGGAAAATGGCATTTATGATCGCACCAATTCGTTTTCCATATGCTATTAAATATTGGCAACAACATAGTCAATATGCAtatggaaaactacagaaacaagtccagtagtcgaaatcTTAAACACAAGCCTCGTacaatggcacagggtcaaagTGAAAACCCACAAAGCAACAACACACGTTTTCACTACAACacacaaatataatgtattcaaCAGGGGATGTTGATCAAGGAGCGTTTGGTGTACCGCTATGGTCAGCACAATACAACGTAATAACATAATTACAGAATTCATTATAAGAAAGTTTTAATATGAGGGAAGTATTCCCAACTTATAAATGACAATGAATTGTGTGCTGGCGTCCAGATTTAAAGTAGCAATTGCTTGTTAATTTTCCTATTCCTGTCAAAATCTAAAATAAtcgttttgtttcattattaagtTTTTTCATTGTCCattgaaattattcatgaaTGAAACAAGTTGTATTCCTTTTTGTGGTATTTTCCTTCAATGAAAAGACGCCTGGACACATCGAGTCGTCAATGCACATAGGTACTAAGTATGCAGACAAACCACAGAATctacattttataaatgcatttattgcaattattatatcaaaactaCATCAGCTATGAATATCCAAAATtggcaaacaaaatgtacatacGCATCAATAGTTTActacatatttatattactgCACGCAGCATGAAACATAgtgattttataaatattatcaatgtCAAAGCACGCGTATTACACACTTACAAATCAGTCATAAATATGGCTTTTGAAGTTGAAAACGAGTCGTTTTAATCTCAACTAAACACACTAAATAGACAAAAGTATCTTAATCATCTATACGACTGTATCCGTTGCCTGGTCCTGTATCAGGCTGGTACGTATTTACTAGTATGCAGTGAACCAAAGTTCATAATAGACGAATTGAAATTCACCGTTGACGTTGAAGACGTCGTAATATCGTGCTTCCAGTCTGCCGGCGACGCCATTGTAGATGGCATCGTAGTACACAGACCCGATGTAAACAAGGACGTAGTCTTCTCTCTTCTCCAGTCCAGTGTCCGCCGTCTCTGTAAGGTATGAGCATATGTTTCATGACCAGACCGTGAATAGCATTATTCATGTTTACTTTCTACTTGAGGATTTAGCATGCACAATATTAACTTACGGTATCCTAAAGATATCCTAACTAAATTCAGTTAGAGTATAGTGTTGAATAAAGCAATTGGATGAATAACTTGATGAGTCGTTTATACCTCTCCATCAAATCTGTTCAGATCTGTATATTGAactaatgtaaaaataaatactattgtatgttttgttgttgaactTAGATGGTTTTAGTAAAAGTAAACACAGATAACGATGTGGGAACTTACTTTCCATCCAGAAGATATCTGTATCCTGGCACATGTTCTGAACGTTGGTTGAGCTGGCCAAGTTGGATGGTACTTTGTTATCTGTGAACCGCCATTGTTGCTTTATCTCCGGCTCTCCTGTGGGTGCTGGCATCTAAAGTGTCATAGCTCATATTTGATGGATAAATTCTTGCTAAATAAAGTTAAGTGTCATTGCAAAATAGGAGTTTTCATGTTCGtttttataatgcaaaaaaagttattcttCGCAATTgtaaaaacttttaatattttaaccacGCGGTAAAAAAAGGCTGGCGAACGTTAACACATACGAAttctatacatttttttcaaccGTTAAATGACCACTGACCTGTCCTTCCTCGGCAAACTGTGTGTCCTGGTTTGGGGTCCATCTCTCCAATGTATGCGGCGTAGCAAGGCCCGCGTTTCTTGGTATTCATGTCCGTGTAACGACGGAAGACAAGGCCCTGAAATATAacgaatacataaaaaataaaacaaatctaaatattcaaataattttttagTTAAATTAATATGCTATGTATGGTTTAATTGTTTCTCTTCTCACAATAATGAGTGAATATCGTGATTTTCTTTATAAGTGGAAGGAGTTCAACCAATTTGAAACTATGCAGGCATAAACGTATTGCTTAACCATTCTATGCAGACTTTACAACATGAGTTGAAAACTTCACTCAAATAACAACTGAAATGTCTACACGCTCACTCACATGTTTATAGTCGTACACCATGTGTACGGAGTTTGGTACGTCAACAAGAACCTCGTCCTGCGTCTGGGTGATCATCTCCTCCACCTGCCGCCCATCCCCATCCGAGTACTTCCGCAAAGCACCCTGAATGTAAAGATATACGCATGTTCAATTTTCCTTTTGAAGTGTGGCCAAGTGATTAAATAGCCCGCCTGTCGAGCCCACGAGGAAcactttttcaatgtttcttaaAACGGACACCAGTACGGGTTTCTACCCGAGAGACGGACCCGggaattattatatatgctatacgctttcgtcacaatcgagctgaCAGAAAGTGCTATAACCGACACCCAAATACCCAGTGCTATTGTTACTCAGGCATACTCGGGCATTCCATGCAACgataattaatcaataaaaaatggcaactttttcttaatttctcaACACGACATATCCTCTTATTACGTTGCATCAAAACTAAccaaatatatacattacatCATTGCATGTTTCGGATGCGGTTACTACCGTCAAAGTCATGGACGATTTtagacataaaatataatatgtgcGCATATGCAATTACTTGTGCTGTCTAAAGCTGTAATTATTACCTCGTATGCGCCCTTAGAAATCCTCGTCCCTATGTAAACAGAGAGCACGACAATGCCGGCAACCGTTACCAGGCCAACGAGCGAAGCAGCCAGGTACTTCGCAAGTTTTGGACGCTTTTTCTCCTCACGGGGATCCTGAAATTAGGAATAGAGAAGTGAATTTGCAGCTACTTAACCAAGCAGCCATAATCGATGAACGcaagtataatataatatatcctcgttatttattattatcaacacacactgaaaaaagtataaattttaaattaccTCAATCACCATGCCGCAATCCTTCGTTCCTTCCATACCAAATGTTGGTTTCATCAATCAATAATAGTCCCTCCTTTATGTCTAAGTagattttttcttctttttctccTCTTTTTTATCCTCTTGCTGCGATATCTCGTATCAAAGTCGGTATGTCCCATCGGTAGATGGAGAGCCCTTATATACCTTTTTGGTTGTTGACAAGACATCAGTTAGGAGCGGACTTTGTGGAAATCTGTTGATCAATTTTGTTTGGGGAACTACCCCTCTTGGTTGTAGATTTTGAAAGAGTATTGACAATAAACATGGCTGACTGCACGCTCTCTTCCTTGTCAACAAATATCATCTTCACCGGAGTAGAACTGCTTTTCAATAGTCGGGTGTCGGATTTCACCTTAATGCAAGAGTTAAATAACtccttctatttctatatgcagttggTGAGTTATTGTACTAGGGTAACGATATATCGTTGAACAGCGCATGAGTTGTTATACTGTTTTCGTTAAACGTGCACTTTATATATTGAATCAAGTTTTCGGCCTTATTTTGAGACATGGGTATATCgtataacatgtaaataaatcacAGTTCTTCGTGGATCCTGGtttgttgtatttgtcaaaaatgCACTTTAAAGGAAAGTAACTCGGTCAATTTAAAATTGCTATTAAAACTTTAAGGTTGGTAAGTGaacaaaatcatcaatattttcaagttaaattaaTTTATCAGAACTCAACGATGAAGTATTTTGCAAATGTATAATATCAATTCAAATGACTCTATTCAAGTGGAAGCCTTTCACGACCATGGCATTAATTTAACCTGTATCTACGCAAATATAAGGCTTGTTTTCAAACGtttaatctaaaataaaaataaatattcatctcGAATATTTCGAAAGCAACCCTTAATCGATTAGCCGCGACTTTTATCACGTTCATCAAGAAACAGCCGTATCCCTGTGACACGGAATTcataaggccataccaaattgaatctacATTTAGCATCTTCCCGGATGGGAGAAACAAACATAAGACTTTAGaaaaataaactcatttttttcacaacaaaTGCCCTCGTTAGCAGAAATTATAAGTAAAGCGCCATGTGCATGTGCGGCTCCATGATCTAGAATATTGATCTTCCCCTAgtctacaaaaatatttgttattttaattgtcatGCCATTTAGTGGCTGATTTAAGTTTTGTTAAGATATTACGAAGGTGGAAAACCTTCCCGCCCGATGATGCTTAACTTATATTTACCGCCCGATGATACACCAGATGATGCTTATGCTATAATCGCCGCCCGATGATGCTTTACTTATATTTACCGCCCGATGATACACCCGATGATGCTTAAGTTATAATCGCCGCCCGATGATGCTTAACTTGTATTCACCGCCCGATGATACACCCGATGATGCTTAACTTATAATAACCGCCCGGTGATGCTCACCTTATAATCACCGCCCGATGATGCTTAAGTCATAATCAACGCCCGATTATGATTAACTTATATTCACTGCCCGATGATACACCCGATGATGCTTAACTTATAATCGCTGCCCGCTGATGCTTAAATTATAATCACCGCCCGATGGTGCTTAACTTATTATCACCACCCGATGATACACCCGATGATGCTTAACTAATAATCGTCGCCCGATGATGCCTCACTTATATTCACTGCCCGATGATACACCTGATGATGCTTAACTAATAATCACCGCTCGATGATACACCCGATGATGTTTAACTCATTATCGCCACCCGATGATGCTTAACTAATAATCACCGCCCGATAATGCTTAGCTTATATTCATCGTCCGATGATGCTTAACTAATAATCGCCGCCCGATGATGCTTCACTTATATTCACCGCCCGATGATACACCTGATGATGCTTAACTAATAATCACCGCCCAATGATACACCCGATGATGCTTAACACATTATCGCCACCCGATGATGGTTAACTTATAATCACCGCCCGATGATACACCCGATGATGCTTAACTCATTATCGCCACCCGATGATGCTTATCTTATTATTACCGCCCGATGATACACCCGATGATGCTTAACTAACAATCGCCGCCCGATGATGCTTGACTTATAATTACCGCCCGATGATGCTTAACTAATAATCGCCGCCCGCTGATGCTTAACTTATAATCACCGCCCGATGATGCGTGCCTAACTTATATTCACCGCCCGATGATACACCCGATAATGCCTAACTCATTATCGCCGCCCGATGATGCTTAACTTATATTCACCGCCCGACGATACACCTGGTGATGCTTAACTAATAATCGCCGCCCGATTATGCTTAACTTACATTCACCGCCCGATGATACACCTGTTGATGCTTAACTAATAATCGCCGCCCGATGATGCTTAACTTTTTTCACCGCCCGATGATACACCTGGTGATGCTTAACGTATAATCACCGTCCGATGATGCTTAACTTATTATGACCGCCCGATAATGCTGAACTTATAATCAATTGTTCAAGGTCTGAAATTATTAATACAAGGCTGAATATTTATCAAGGGGTGGAAGTGaaagttttgtttctttttaacctgttttatgtttaaatgtttgacaactggacttgtttttgtagcttttcatataaaaatgatcTTTATTGCTCTTGAAGTTTCACAGATAtgtttatggattttataagattttagttaacattttcagcttgttttaaatacaatgaaagaaGCCATTTATACATAcgtcatgtttaaaagttaacatcgatgaactttaaatgttgttttaagaattgaacattatttttctgcgtttcattgatgtaaaaattgtgtttatctATAAATTAGGTTTATTTTTTCcgacacttcatacatcaaagaaacgcagaaaaataatgattaatactTATAATTACAACTATAAAAAAAGATCATTTTTACTTGCTATTATCCAAGAACCACAATTCATCACTCGGTAAGTCCAAGTAGTTTGTAGCCTTCCCACGCGTGTGAATTCAGCATAGTCTTGGAGACACGTGGAGCTAAATTTAGTAACAATGAGACCAGTAATGGCTGCGGACTCCTCATTTTGTCACATTTGGAAGCGGATTAACAGCACTTTTCAGGTAAGATATTTACGTAAAGGCGACTTGTTTAAACCATGAACTGTATCTTCCATTAAACCTACTGCcctgttgtttatattcatgaaatcCAAGCCAGCAAAATATATGGGACCCATATAGCTCCCACATGGGTTACCATATGGGTCCCATGTGGGCTACCCATATGGGCCCCACATGGGTTTTGGAACAGGGCTCGATTTAAGACCTATATGGGCCCCACATGGGTTTTTGAACTGGGCTTGATATGGGACCTATATGGGTCCCACATGGTATATGTGGGCTGTATATGGGCCCTACCTAAGCAATAAATTTAGGCTAAACCGTTACTTttgttattacatgttattatatattgatGCCAATTACCTAAATTATTTGATCTTGGAGTGTTCACCTATTGCATTACTATCCTTTCATTGGTCATCTAGACCAACAGCTATGTTGAGAAGTACAAATGACATaatgtcaacataatatttcattacacaACAAAGATAGCAATACTCTTATAAAGTTTATTAACATGAAAGCATtagaaatgtaaaacaagatgTACAAACTAAAATTAAATACTGACAATGTTAAGACTTTGCGTAATACTggcaatataataaaaatgaaaataaacaagaaaatgttaCTGAAATTATGACACATGTTTTTTCAGTTTGGTTAGACAATACCAAGCTAAAAAGATCTAGTACATTTATATGGGAATTTGATTAGTAACTTAGTAATAAGtgtaaactttgttttattgatattatcaGTCACTTACAGCTGTTAAACTGAAACAGCGTGTcaaatattacacaatttaaattaaGGCTTTAacaacattcggagctcctcgggcattttatcaaaaacaacctcggatgtattttaacggtttacatactcaaaaagcggtacaGTTAAGTCTGCCGCAAGTAGATCACATAGTAAATTTATTTAGCAGTtcaactttatgacttaactcttgggaatcttaattatgtttgcaataatacccttcactggcaatcaataatataattaagaaatttacaaactacttcaactgatataccggcatacatctgaggttgttttcgataaaaacgGCCGAAGAGCTCCGAATGCTTTAACGAatgagtttaaaaaatacacaaatcgAAAGACACACAATTCTAGTAAACAGAGCATGGAGTGCAACTACACATTCAAGTATAACAATATTGCTAAGACATAAAGCAGCATTTCAAAccagaaatgaaataacagtttCAAGTTAATTGGCACATTGGATTCAATCACAAAAgtcatacatgtaaaataaaaaataaataaaaggagtataaattaaacacaaaccagaactattgacaaacaaaattaatgcaCCTAGTAGTACTGACTAGTGAACTGATATGactgaatgttaaaacatatattttcttatttcctcCATGTATGAAGAGCTACATTACATAATACAAAAGTAGAGCAACAgtatattacaaatatgtacataataaaattatatcaataagaCCCGTTTGATTGTTGTCTATAAAGAAggattaattaatatatacacaCTCACTCCATaggttaaaaaaatgtatgtaccATGTACAAATCAGGGCTCACTGTTATCGCCCGGAAATAAATGGTGTTGATATAATTAgtcatctggccccaatttctcgaaagttcttaagcgtaacacccttaagtagcttatttcattcagccaAATTTCTTACTTCatcttaaaataagtttatcgTGAGtgtatcaaagtttaaaatggtgtacccaggataagaaaatattatagtaaaacaaaaaccgACACCATTCCGAGATATGATAATTATTCAATGCCAATAGGTTTCGCTTACATTGTTCATCAGGGAAACAATAATTGaagtaaaatatgacattattgaCACCGTAATTTGGGAACGTTAGCGTGTTCACATGTGTACACGTGTTGGTAAATGAAATCTGACATTGTcactttttgtttacaattggcttaaaaatgttaataaattatatttccttAGATAACCTACCTAAAACATCAGTGTTATGCTGTTTATAAAAGGGAAAGACAGAATATTAAGAGTCTTCTTCAGAAAAATCATCCAAATGTGAACTAAACATATTTGTCTTGTTGATGGGTCTGTTATCTGTCATGGAAAGTTTTGTcttatgtttatacaaaaaagtaaaagcaACATGGATTTGCctataaatatagataaatgCTCTTCTTGCAACCCTTAACAATATGAAAATTTAGGGAAAAATTTGTAGATATctcattattacattattgtgatacaTTTTGCATACAAACTACATAACATGTCACATGACATTGATGTGTACATGATAAAACAATCGATgcatacatattgaatataatcaatttgaaaaatattctgaaaatttTTGTTGGTAAAATTCTGAATTGTAAATCCGAATGTTTTTGGTAAGTAAATAAGTCAACATTCTACTCAGGAAGCATCAGGGTGACCCTTGCTTCGTCTTTGCGGCCAACCACACGACCTCGAGACTCGGAAAGCCATTTCTAAATGACCCCCTCCATTTCCTTGCGGTTACAAGAGCGTGTTGCTGGGTTCAATCGTAGACATCCTGTAAAAAGTGTTAGTGGATAGATGAATATCTGAGACAGTTATTTCATCAAAGCgattatcaaatgtttagtaataaATAAGCAGCATTTTATCGTCAACTATATATGGTAATTTTAGCTAGGCAAATAAATTTATCTTAAAGCTATCTTAAaaagtttgtcatttttaatactaatactctacaatgtttttttaaaaatgcattgatgTATATGCACAACAAAGGTAGTTTCATTTATCACaccttaatatatatacaacaacaaaaccacCTACTGAAAAAGATGTTTATCAAGTGGAGTCTGTCcagtttcttttttgtttggttCCCTTTAGGTTGTATTGGCGGGCCAGATTTGTTGTCAACACAGTCTTGATAATCCGGGAAACCGTGTCCACTGTGTCACTCCCACCATATTCTGCCAAGTATTTTACCTTGAACAGAAAGTTGTGCATGAAAATGCCTGTAAATCcacatataaatgcaaaacagtAAAAACTTTCAAGCAGAACCATAGTATCACACTCAATGTggtacaattaaatattaaaattagaaGCACTGTCAGTGCCCCCTAGTACTGGCTTGGTTTGTGTGCCTGCCCTTATATTGATCAGATCACGTTTCAAAAAACAAATCTGAATGGATAATGTCacttcaaaatgtaattttaaagctcaaattatgcatttttaaattaaaagacaCATCATAGTCATAACAAAAATCAGTCAACTATGTTTGGGAAACTTACAACGGATGTTACAGCATTTGCTTGTGACTTTCGCTCTTTGATGGGTGCCAAATCCTCCACAGTTTTGAGGGGGAAAGATATCCCCACTGGCATCTCATTTGGAACTGCATCTTGTGCCAGGATGAGACGCAAGAGCCGCGTATGCTGTCATATTTGCTCCTGCTGGTTTTCCAAAAGCACAAAGACCCAGGTGTCCCGATCTGGAACAAAAAACattctgtcaaaaataaaacttgaaacaagACACTTCAGGTAATATACAGTGAACCATTTAACCAATAATGTGATTGgctgtttgttaatgtttataataataaaaagatgcAAGGTCCAattatgaaaatcattttacattgtCATTCCATTAAAATTTCTTATTTACCTTCTTGGATTCTGCTCTGCCGAGCATCGAATAATGAACAGGTAGCTGGAATGTTGGggttggggtggggggggggtggtgTTGGTCTTGTCTGTAACAGGgccatcatcctcatcatcactATGAGCTGCAGAGGCAGGGCA contains:
- the LOC128242398 gene encoding uncharacterized protein LOC128242398, with the translated sequence MKPTFGMEGTKDCGMVIEDPREEKKRPKLAKYLAASLVGLVTVAGIVVLSVYIGTRISKGAYEGALRKYSDGDGRQVEEMITQTQDEVLVDVPNSVHMVYDYKHGLVFRRYTDMNTKKRGPCYAAYIGEMDPKPGHTVCRGRTDASTHRRAGDKATMAVHR